A stretch of the Marivirga tractuosa DSM 4126 genome encodes the following:
- a CDS encoding thioredoxin-like domain-containing protein — MVLRLIFVTIIGLSSFKEISAGTLTFLHNETIEVKLRDAVYPSHLAYTPTFQYPSATIFQLTETDFHFYSVIFNSKEYYLWVEDLTLNTNVNLEDAETSTTNYVLISKSNWLSGKIDSKLERIKKVHEIDSYYSNALDSLNNLAETNEQHRYENSFSTIVWDSRSAKRLYNFAVESFSYQFDENLIHYIPEYANYWQLLYKLYYQYYHTNSFKGFNKKEIQSEIETDFPDPQSKFLVFHHFFNVGLSLNDLKENFELFATALSEREKVLVEALMQNKAVKNLSNSPQIDFLFGIDIDASMESYFARDSSEKMHLLVFWSSWDKKMETEFSLLSGLKEDFKEKFNFVHICIDAYEAPEKTKSFIYQNRVDGFHLLPEQSRAFRVSKYRKALKIRDFPFYVLTNHAGEMVETESVPLEISQRLASKMKSISTKK, encoded by the coding sequence ATGGTGCTAAGATTAATTTTTGTGACAATTATTGGTTTGAGTTCTTTTAAGGAGATTTCTGCAGGCACCCTTACATTTCTCCATAATGAAACAATCGAAGTAAAGTTACGAGATGCAGTATACCCAAGCCATTTAGCTTATACGCCCACATTTCAATACCCTAGTGCTACCATTTTTCAGTTAACAGAAACGGATTTTCATTTTTACTCCGTAATATTTAATTCTAAGGAATACTATTTATGGGTTGAAGACCTAACTTTAAATACAAATGTGAATTTAGAAGATGCTGAAACAAGCACTACTAATTATGTGCTAATATCCAAAAGTAATTGGCTCTCTGGAAAAATTGATTCAAAACTTGAGCGTATAAAAAAAGTACATGAAATTGATAGTTACTATTCGAATGCTTTGGATAGTTTAAATAATCTAGCGGAAACTAATGAGCAGCATCGATATGAAAATTCATTTAGCACAATTGTTTGGGATAGTCGTTCCGCCAAGCGTCTATACAATTTTGCTGTAGAGTCATTCAGTTATCAATTTGATGAAAACCTAATTCACTATATTCCCGAATATGCTAACTATTGGCAATTGCTATACAAATTATACTACCAATATTACCATACTAATTCTTTCAAAGGTTTCAATAAAAAAGAAATCCAATCTGAAATAGAAACTGATTTTCCTGATCCTCAATCAAAATTCTTAGTTTTCCATCATTTCTTCAATGTTGGCTTATCACTAAATGATCTTAAAGAGAATTTTGAGTTGTTTGCAACAGCTTTAAGTGAAAGAGAGAAAGTTCTGGTTGAGGCTTTGATGCAAAATAAAGCTGTCAAGAATTTATCAAATTCCCCACAAATAGATTTCCTATTTGGCATTGACATCGATGCGTCAATGGAAAGTTATTTCGCTAGGGATTCATCTGAAAAAATGCACTTATTAGTGTTTTGGTCTAGTTGGGATAAAAAAATGGAAACAGAATTCAGTCTTTTAAGCGGTTTAAAGGAAGACTTTAAGGAAAAATTTAATTTTGTGCACATTTGCATAGATGCATATGAAGCTCCAGAAAAAACAAAATCATTTATTTATCAAAATAGGGTAGACGGCTTTCATTTATTACCAGAGCAATCAAGAGCATTTAGGGTTAGTAAATATAGAAAAGCGCTGAAGATTCGAGACTTTCCATTTTATGTGTTGACTAATCATGCTGGGGAGATGGTTGAAACCGAATCTGTTCCCTTAGAAATTAGCCAACGCTTAGCAAGCAAGATGAAATCTATCAGTACAAAAAAATAG
- a CDS encoding SRPBCC family protein gives MKLKLKTEVKQDYLSVKNGFDAKLFLSLNPPFPPVKLKEFGGCEKGDKVHLELNFIFFKQDWISEITFDRTSESVFEFIDEGTQLPFFLKYWKHHHIVEKAQENRSFIIDDIEFKSPFKLMDFILYPVLWLQFAYRKPIYKKLFSTPVN, from the coding sequence ATGAAGTTAAAACTTAAGACAGAAGTTAAGCAAGATTATTTATCCGTGAAAAATGGATTTGATGCAAAGTTGTTTTTATCATTGAATCCACCGTTTCCTCCTGTTAAATTGAAAGAATTTGGTGGGTGTGAAAAAGGAGATAAAGTCCATTTAGAATTGAACTTTATCTTTTTTAAACAAGACTGGATAAGCGAAATCACTTTTGATCGTACTTCCGAAAGCGTTTTTGAGTTTATTGATGAAGGCACTCAATTACCCTTTTTTCTAAAATATTGGAAACATCATCATATAGTAGAGAAAGCACAAGAAAATAGGTCATTTATTATTGATGATATCGAGTTCAAATCTCCATTCAAATTGATGGACTTTATCCTATATCCTGTTTTATGGCTTCAGTTTGCATATCGAAAACCTATTTATAAAAAGTTATTTAGTACTCCAGTAAATTAA